The following are from one region of the Etheostoma spectabile isolate EspeVRDwgs_2016 chromosome 2, UIUC_Espe_1.0, whole genome shotgun sequence genome:
- the tmem186 gene encoding transmembrane protein 186, whose translation MIRSVLLRRLSSHILSSTRGSCLLTGRIPDGVHPHSTGQTPIQQSFHGPLIPKITALVRYSDLSTQKYTMIYNLPHIKLLRALSRIKLLQTAITVVILPPVYLLYFQGDIPFFLVSYTTGIALFAGVMLYTASHFFRRVVGMMYLDPSQTTLKVSHLTFWGRRQDIYMPVSDVMTIGDTGDSVNETIVKLKRYSCPETFYFSINFGRVVDKQGFEKVFGT comes from the exons ATG ATCAGGTCAGTGCTGCTGCGCAGGTTATCCTCCCACATCCTGTCCAGTACTAGAGGATCGTGTCTACTTACAGGTCGGATACCCGATGGTGTGCACCCTcattcaacaggtcagacaccCATCCAGCAGAGCTTCCATGGACCCCTTATACCTAAAATCACAGCCCTGGTCAGGTACTCTGACTTGTCCACACAGAAGTACACCATGATTTACAACCTGCCACACATTAAGCTCCTCAGAGCGTTATCCAGGatcaaactgctccaaactgcAATCACCGTGGTCATCTTGCCACCAGTGTACCTCCTCTACTTTCAAGGAGACATACCCTTCTTTCTTGTCAGCTACACAACAGGGATAGCGCTGTTTGCTGGTGTCATGCTGTACACTGCCAGTCACTTCTTCAGGAGGGTTGTGGGGATGATGTACCTGGACCCTTCCCAGACCACGCTCAAAGTGTCCCACCTCACTTTCTGGGGCAGGCGGCAGGACATCTACATGCCTGTGTCAGATGTTATGACCATTGGGGACACAGGAGACTCTGTAAATGAGACGATAGTGAAACTAAAGAGATACAGCTGTCCGGAGacgttttatttttctattaattTTGGACGCGTGGTGGACAAACAAGGTTTTGAGAAGGTGTTTGGAACATAA